A single window of Malus sylvestris chromosome 5, drMalSylv7.2, whole genome shotgun sequence DNA harbors:
- the LOC126624070 gene encoding chaperone protein dnaJ 50-like gives MAPPAAIRWLAVVSSLLLFQLITPSTAIYCDEDDCYDLLGVTQSANSSEIKKAYYKLSLKHHPDKNPDPESKKLFVKIANAYEILKDEASREQYDYAIAHPEEVFYNTARYYQAYYGHKTDPRAVLVGLLLILSAFQYLNQWTRYNQAVDMVKKTPAYKNRLRALELERTGGTTNKKKSNRQMNKKVEEDLGSELELQINGAEQPSMWDLLGVRFILLPYTIGKLLLWCGCWFWRYNVRKAPYTWDDASYLTRRSLGAPIDGWRNLDESRKEDLIHKRLWEKANLESYLADMRKESKRRR, from the exons ATGGCGCCACCGGCAGCGATTCGGTGGTTGGCGGTTGTTTCATCTCTATTGCTGTTCCAGCTCATCACTCCATCGACGGCCATCTACTGCGATGAGGACGACTGCTACGATCTCCTCGG GGTTACGCAGAGCGCCAATTCGTCGGAAATCAAGAAAGCTTACTACAAGCTCTCATTGAAACA TCACCCGGATAAAAACCCGGATCCGGAATCGAAAAAGCTGTTTGTGAAAATTGCCAATGCTTATGAG ATTCTGAAAGACGAAGCGTCGCGGGAGCAGTATGATTATGCCATTGCACATCCAGAGGAG GTATTTTACAATACGGCTCGCTACTATCAAGCATATTATGGTCACAAAACG GATCCTCGGGCTGTCCTGGTTGGCCTTCTTTTGATTCTTTCTGCATTTCAGTATCTAAATCAGTGGACAAGGTATAATCAG GCTGTAGACATGGTCAAGAAGACTCCTGCGTACAAAAATAGACTACGGGCTTTGGAACTTGAGCGTACTGGAGGGActacaaataaaaagaagagcAACAGGCAGATGAACAA GAAAGTGGAAGAAGATCTCGGCAGCGAACTGGAGCTGCAGATTAACGGTGCGGAACAACCCTCCATGTGGGATCTTCTTGGTGTCCGTTTCATACTTCTGCCCTACACTATTGGCAAG CTATTACTATGGTGTGGCTGTTGGTTCTGGAGATACAATGTGAGAAAAGCACCATATACATGGGATGATGCCTCCTACCTGACACGGAGATCCCTTGGTGCGCCTATTGACGGATGGAGAAATCTAG ATGAATCAAGAAAGGAAGATCTTATTCATAAACGTTTATGGGAAAAAGCAAACTTGGAGAGCTACCTTGCGGATATGCGCAAAGAATCCAAGCGGAGAAGATAG
- the LOC126624736 gene encoding uncharacterized protein LOC126624736 encodes MDVNFELRRGKYFTIEVGYFDTVLEIKEKVQKYQGIPISHQTLVFNGQVLNDERDVAYCEIYNNSSIQLLIAFEFDKSMNNSCNNNEKAAEDKHKKIQLNVKTPTSKIHVPIEMDVHDTVSKLKEKIQAID; translated from the coding sequence ATGGATGTTAATTTTGAGCTCCGGAGAGGAAAATACTTCACCATTGAAGTTGGTTATTTTGACACTGTTCTCGAGATCAAAGAGAAGGTTCAGAAATACCAAGGGATTCCCATTTCCCACCAAACCCTAGTCTTTAACGGCCAAGTCCTCAACGATGAACGAGACGTTGCATACTGCGAGATCTACAACAATTCCAGCATCCAACTCCTGATCGCATTTGAATTTGATAAATCGATGAACAACAGTTGTAATAACAATGAGAAGGCCGCGGAGGACAAGCATAAGAAAATCCAGCTCAACGTGAAGACTCCCACGTCCAAAATCCATGTACCTATTGAAATGGACGTACACGACACAGTCTCAAAGTTGAAAGAGAAAATCCAAGCCATAGATTAG